From one Nocardioides sp. Kera G14 genomic stretch:
- a CDS encoding class E sortase, which produces MTVAETQRPMIPRRRSKGEAPKRRPKLTAPKFARREIRAGETEEMLDISSSALTVVTILCLWLVFQLLFLGMLSETRSQNLLYEQYRSELAQATAPTGALDYNGDTVERGAPVAILSIPALGAQQVVVQGTSSRDLMAGPGHFPGSPMPGQQGSPVVMGRASTFGAPFRELTQLRPGDPIVVQNAEGSVTYHVLGVRRAGDPVPSAPTGTQSRLTLVTATGSGFLASLAPRDVVYVDALADKGTGTGATAAPASVDLAMARDTSVLPLLALCLAALLALVIGICVARRHFHVLLVWLVACPVAIALAWVTTDHVVALLPNLM; this is translated from the coding sequence GTGACCGTCGCAGAGACCCAGCGGCCCATGATTCCGCGCCGGCGATCGAAGGGCGAGGCACCGAAGCGGCGCCCGAAGCTGACCGCCCCGAAGTTCGCCCGACGTGAGATCCGTGCCGGGGAGACGGAGGAGATGCTCGACATCTCCTCCTCGGCCCTGACAGTGGTCACGATCCTGTGCCTGTGGCTGGTGTTCCAGCTCCTGTTCCTGGGGATGCTCTCCGAGACGCGGAGCCAGAACCTCCTCTACGAGCAGTACCGCAGCGAGCTCGCCCAGGCGACGGCTCCGACCGGTGCCCTGGACTACAACGGGGATACCGTCGAGCGCGGTGCGCCCGTCGCGATCCTCAGCATTCCGGCGCTCGGCGCCCAGCAGGTCGTCGTCCAGGGCACGTCCTCGCGTGACCTGATGGCCGGACCCGGGCACTTCCCGGGAAGCCCGATGCCCGGACAACAGGGTTCGCCGGTCGTGATGGGTCGTGCCAGCACCTTCGGAGCGCCGTTCCGCGAGCTGACACAGCTCAGGCCCGGTGACCCGATCGTGGTGCAGAACGCCGAGGGCTCGGTCACCTATCACGTCCTGGGTGTGCGGCGGGCCGGCGATCCGGTGCCTTCTGCCCCGACCGGGACGCAGAGCCGGTTGACCCTCGTCACCGCAACCGGCTCAGGCTTCCTCGCATCCCTGGCGCCGCGCGACGTCGTCTACGTCGACGCGCTGGCCGACAAGGGGACGGGCACCGGCGCGACGGCTGCCCCGGCCTCGGTGGACCTGGCGATGGCGCGCGACACGAGCGTGCTGCCGCTCCTCGCCCTGTGCCTGGCCGCTCTCCTCGCGCTCGTGATCGGCATCTGCGTGGCGCGCCGGCACTTCCATGTCCTGCTCGTGTGGCTCGTCGCCTGCCCGGTGGCGATCGCA
- a CDS encoding substrate-binding domain-containing protein translates to MRPLSFKRAGSLLLASVIFLVLALRSGPAMAEYAVIEGSGSTWAYTIVEQWIADVSKSGLQATFNNNGSSQGRKDFANYVTDFGDSDIPYQGVDPVTHQQDSSVRPYAYLPVVAGGTAFTYQIKVGGKKVENLRLSGQTLTKIFTNKITNWNDPAITKDNNGHALPSLPITPVVRSDGSGATAQFTLWMDKQYPSLWRAYNGAAGLTSLYPRKGRQIAASGDDGIMNTVSSASGNGTIGYAEYSYPLNAHFPVVYVENAAGYYVQPTQYNVAVALTKAKIVGCDANGNCSPSGLAPNTYLNQNLDGVYTYNDPRAYPVSSYSYMIIPTSSTDRKMTPAKRQTLADFLTYSLCGGQAKAGPYGYSPLPLNLVKAAFGQVQKLGPQAEGGAVSGVKISDPSTNLASCDNPTFVKGNLAANHLADVAPQPLACQKAGADPCGTAVVPPGTTTKAGSTAVVPAGGATVAAVPTGTDAVVGGGTAAAPVDGGTTQLTSAGLTATANAIELPARRSGDDNAFGFLSLVELLAVVLTPGVFAAVRRRSKKGTLQ, encoded by the coding sequence ATGCGCCCCCTGTCCTTCAAGCGCGCCGGCAGCCTTCTGCTGGCGAGTGTGATCTTTCTCGTCCTGGCCCTTCGAAGCGGCCCGGCGATGGCCGAGTACGCCGTCATCGAGGGATCCGGCTCCACGTGGGCGTACACGATCGTCGAGCAGTGGATCGCCGACGTGAGCAAGTCCGGCCTCCAGGCGACGTTCAACAACAACGGTTCCTCGCAGGGCCGTAAGGACTTCGCCAACTACGTGACCGACTTCGGTGACTCCGACATCCCGTACCAGGGCGTCGACCCGGTGACCCACCAGCAGGACTCGTCGGTCCGCCCGTACGCCTATCTCCCGGTGGTCGCCGGTGGCACCGCGTTCACGTACCAGATCAAGGTCGGCGGAAAGAAGGTCGAGAACCTCCGCCTCTCCGGACAGACCCTGACGAAGATCTTCACCAACAAGATCACCAACTGGAACGACCCCGCGATCACGAAGGACAACAACGGGCACGCGCTTCCCTCGTTGCCGATCACACCGGTCGTGCGCTCCGACGGATCGGGCGCGACGGCACAGTTCACCCTCTGGATGGACAAGCAGTACCCGTCGCTGTGGCGCGCCTACAACGGGGCGGCGGGGCTGACGTCGCTCTATCCCCGCAAGGGTCGCCAGATCGCGGCGTCGGGTGACGACGGCATCATGAACACGGTCTCGTCGGCCTCCGGGAACGGCACGATCGGTTACGCCGAGTACTCCTACCCGCTCAACGCCCACTTCCCGGTCGTGTACGTCGAGAACGCCGCCGGCTACTACGTGCAGCCGACCCAGTACAACGTCGCGGTCGCGTTGACGAAGGCGAAGATCGTCGGCTGTGACGCCAACGGGAACTGCAGCCCCTCCGGTCTGGCGCCGAACACCTACCTGAACCAGAACCTCGACGGCGTCTACACCTACAACGATCCGCGGGCGTACCCGGTGTCGTCGTACTCCTACATGATCATCCCGACGAGCTCGACCGACCGGAAGATGACGCCCGCGAAGCGGCAGACCCTCGCGGACTTCCTGACGTACTCACTCTGCGGGGGCCAGGCGAAGGCCGGTCCCTACGGGTACTCACCCCTCCCGCTCAACCTCGTCAAGGCGGCCTTCGGGCAGGTGCAGAAGCTCGGGCCCCAGGCCGAAGGCGGCGCCGTCAGCGGCGTGAAGATCAGCGACCCGAGCACCAACCTCGCGTCCTGCGACAACCCCACCTTCGTCAAGGGCAACCTGGCGGCGAACCACCTGGCCGACGTCGCCCCGCAGCCGCTGGCGTGCCAGAAGGCCGGAGCCGACCCCTGTGGCACAGCTGTCGTTCCGCCCGGCACGACGACCAAGGCCGGCAGCACGGCAGTGGTGCCCGCAGGCGGAGCCACGGTCGCGGCAGTGCCGACCGGTACCGACGCCGTGGTCGGCGGTGGAACGGCCGCCGCACCCGTGGACGGCGGTACGACGCAGCTCACCTCTGCAGGCCTCACCGCGACGGCCAACGCGATCGAGCTGCCGGCCCGCCGCTCCGGTGACGACAACGCCTTCGGGTTCCTCTCGCTGGTGGAGCTCCTGGCCGTCGTACTGACGCCGGGCGTCTTCGCAGCCGTGCGGCGACGAAGCAAGAAGGGGACACTGCAGTGA
- the pstA gene encoding phosphate ABC transporter permease PstA, giving the protein MTATLSPSTTTTHTHIPAKADGHPAPRTNLGQLPADERFLTWGARIAALLFAWVVVDRLLPIHGLGWFVVVYGVTNLLILVVGTAMTNNNVRVADRVAQWFVSAGTLIVLVSLASVLIYVVARGWSALIHLNFFTDDMTGAGTKAPLDQGGIIHAIIGSIEELALAAVIALPLGVGTAVFMNEVGGGFARVVRTVVEAMTALPDILAGLFIYTVWIIAFGFPRSGLAASLALSVMMLPIIARASDVVLRVVPGTLREASLALGASRWSTVWNVVLPTARPGLATALILAIARGIGETAPVLITSGNAPFVHLNPTSGVMNSLPIFIFASARSGIDVQIQRAFGASTVLLVLVLGLFIVARIVARPPSGKPSLLRRLMKAARPTPTKPHHQPAPDEETP; this is encoded by the coding sequence ATGACTGCGACCCTCAGCCCGTCGACCACGACGACGCACACCCACATTCCGGCCAAGGCGGACGGGCATCCGGCTCCACGGACGAACCTCGGCCAGCTTCCGGCCGACGAGCGCTTCCTCACCTGGGGCGCTCGCATCGCCGCGCTCCTCTTCGCGTGGGTCGTCGTCGATCGTCTTCTCCCGATCCACGGTCTCGGTTGGTTCGTCGTCGTGTACGGCGTCACCAACCTGTTGATCCTGGTCGTCGGCACCGCGATGACCAACAACAACGTCAGGGTGGCGGACCGTGTCGCTCAGTGGTTCGTCTCCGCCGGCACGCTGATCGTCCTGGTCTCCCTGGCCTCGGTCCTCATCTATGTGGTCGCACGGGGCTGGAGCGCCCTCATCCACCTCAACTTCTTCACCGACGACATGACCGGTGCCGGCACGAAGGCTCCGCTCGACCAGGGCGGCATCATCCACGCCATCATCGGGTCGATCGAGGAGCTCGCCCTCGCCGCAGTCATCGCCCTGCCGCTCGGTGTGGGCACGGCGGTCTTCATGAACGAGGTCGGCGGTGGCTTCGCGCGCGTCGTCCGCACTGTCGTCGAGGCGATGACCGCCCTTCCCGACATCCTCGCGGGTCTCTTCATCTACACCGTGTGGATCATCGCGTTCGGCTTCCCCCGCTCCGGGCTCGCCGCCAGCCTCGCCCTCTCGGTGATGATGCTCCCGATCATCGCGCGCGCCTCCGACGTGGTCCTCCGCGTTGTCCCCGGCACCCTGCGGGAGGCGTCGCTCGCCCTTGGTGCCAGCCGCTGGTCGACGGTCTGGAACGTCGTCCTGCCGACCGCCCGGCCAGGTCTTGCGACCGCGCTCATCCTCGCGATCGCGCGCGGTATCGGGGAGACCGCGCCCGTGCTCATCACTTCGGGGAACGCACCCTTCGTCCACCTGAACCCGACGTCCGGCGTCATGAACTCGTTGCCGATCTTCATCTTCGCCTCGGCCCGTAGCGGCATCGATGTCCAGATCCAGCGCGCTTTCGGCGCCTCGACAGTGCTGCTCGTGCTCGTGCTCGGCCTCTTCATCGTGGCCCGCATCGTGGCCCGCCCGCCCTCGGGGAAGCCGTCGCTCCTCCGGCGCCTGATGAAGGCAGCCCGACCCACTCCGACCAAGCCGCACCACCAGCCTGCACCTGACGAGGAAACCCCCTGA
- the pstC gene encoding phosphate ABC transporter permease subunit PstC, translating into MTSLPVPDASIAGAEPRRISRRPSGADAVFVNVSRVVAASVLVVTGGIGIFLAYQSLPTLRHYGFKFFTTQAWNPEADTIGIAAIIVGTFEVALVAMVIAFPLAISMALYITEYAPPKLRSILVAAVDLMAAVPSIVYGLWGFFLIQPHAAHFALFLQKHFGWFPPFHVGADPNAAVPDATRYQASAFIAGVVVSMMATPMACSIMRQVFSQTPEGEKEGALALGSTRWGMIRAVVLPFGRGGIIGGTMLALGRALGETMAVVMIISPEFLIKGRILEIGSDTVAATIALQFGEANGIQLSALLAAGFALFVITLLVNTLAAIVVSRSRSGADN; encoded by the coding sequence GTGACCTCTCTTCCTGTGCCCGACGCCAGCATTGCCGGCGCCGAGCCTCGCCGCATCTCCCGTCGGCCGTCTGGTGCGGACGCGGTCTTCGTCAACGTCTCTCGCGTCGTCGCCGCCTCGGTCCTCGTCGTCACGGGCGGCATCGGGATCTTCCTCGCCTACCAGTCGCTGCCGACGCTGCGGCACTACGGGTTCAAGTTCTTCACGACCCAGGCATGGAACCCGGAAGCCGACACCATCGGTATCGCGGCGATCATCGTCGGCACCTTCGAGGTGGCGCTGGTCGCGATGGTCATCGCCTTCCCGCTAGCCATCTCCATGGCGCTCTACATCACCGAATACGCCCCGCCCAAGCTGCGTTCCATTCTCGTCGCCGCCGTCGACCTGATGGCCGCCGTGCCGTCGATCGTCTACGGCCTCTGGGGTTTCTTCCTCATCCAGCCGCATGCCGCGCACTTCGCGCTGTTCCTGCAGAAGCACTTCGGTTGGTTCCCGCCGTTCCACGTGGGCGCAGACCCGAACGCGGCGGTGCCCGACGCGACGCGTTACCAGGCCAGCGCCTTCATCGCCGGCGTCGTCGTCTCGATGATGGCGACCCCGATGGCCTGTTCGATCATGCGCCAGGTCTTCAGCCAGACACCCGAGGGCGAGAAGGAGGGCGCGCTCGCGCTGGGCTCGACTCGCTGGGGCATGATCCGGGCCGTCGTCCTGCCGTTCGGCCGCGGCGGCATCATCGGCGGCACCATGCTCGCGCTGGGCCGCGCCCTCGGCGAAACGATGGCCGTGGTCATGATCATCAGCCCGGAGTTCCTGATCAAGGGCCGCATCCTCGAGATCGGGAGCGACACCGTCGCGGCCACCATCGCGCTCCAGTTCGGTGAGGCCAACGGCATCCAGCTGTCGGCGCTGCTCGCCGCCGGCTTCGCGCTCTTCGTGATCACCCTGCTCGTCAACACCCTCGCCGCCATCGTCGTGAGCCGCAGCCGCTCAGGAGCGGATAACTGA
- the pth gene encoding aminoacyl-tRNA hydrolase, giving the protein MSDEAWLVVGLGNPGPTYAGNRHNIGYLVNDELATRLRGTWRSHKAGRSDIVEGRLSIGGPRVVLCRPKSFMNETGGPVKATAQFYKIAPDHLIVIHDELDIDFDTMRVKYGGGDNGHNGLKSIRGSLGTGDFYRVRVGIGRPPGRQDVADFVLKDYSAAERKVLPFQVDTAADAIECLISEGLEKTQSRFNS; this is encoded by the coding sequence ATGAGTGACGAGGCCTGGCTCGTCGTCGGCCTGGGCAACCCCGGGCCGACGTACGCGGGGAATCGTCACAACATCGGCTATCTCGTCAACGACGAGCTGGCCACCCGGCTGCGAGGGACCTGGAGGTCCCACAAGGCCGGGCGCTCCGACATCGTCGAGGGCCGCCTCTCCATAGGCGGCCCTCGTGTCGTTCTCTGCCGCCCGAAGTCGTTCATGAACGAGACCGGCGGCCCGGTCAAGGCGACCGCGCAGTTCTACAAGATCGCGCCTGACCACCTCATCGTCATCCACGACGAGCTCGACATCGACTTCGACACGATGCGGGTGAAGTACGGCGGCGGCGACAACGGCCACAACGGCCTCAAGTCCATCCGAGGCAGCCTCGGCACGGGTGACTTCTACCGGGTGCGCGTCGGCATCGGCCGACCCCCGGGCCGCCAGGACGTGGCGGACTTCGTCCTCAAGGACTATTCGGCCGCCGAGCGGAAGGTGCTTCCGTTCCAGGTGGACACGGCCGCCGACGCCATCGAGTGCCTCATCTCCGAAGGCCTCGAGAAGACGCAGTCACGCTTCAACTCCTGA
- a CDS encoding 50S ribosomal protein L25/general stress protein Ctc, translated as MSTEQIIAETRTEFGKGAARRIRRENKIPAVVYGHGSEATHITLPGHETMMALRHHGTSAVLELVIDGKPQLALTKQVQVDSLRRLIEHVDFVAVKAGEKVTADVAVTIVGDTAPDTLPTLEAATISVEAEATHLPEGIEVNVDGLQAGTTITAAEVTLPAGVTLVTDAEHIVVHVGGAPTAAQVEAELEAAEAEVGIVHEESDAEIEAAAEAADADTEATEAE; from the coding sequence ATGTCCACCGAGCAGATCATCGCTGAGACCCGCACCGAGTTCGGCAAGGGCGCCGCCCGCCGCATCCGCCGCGAGAACAAGATCCCCGCCGTCGTTTACGGCCACGGCTCCGAGGCCACCCACATCACCCTCCCGGGTCACGAGACCATGATGGCGCTGCGCCACCACGGCACCTCCGCCGTCCTCGAGCTCGTCATCGACGGCAAGCCGCAGCTCGCCCTGACCAAGCAGGTCCAGGTCGACAGCCTCCGCCGCCTCATCGAGCACGTCGACTTCGTCGCCGTGAAGGCCGGCGAGAAGGTCACCGCCGACGTCGCGGTCACCATTGTCGGCGACACCGCCCCCGACACGCTGCCGACCCTCGAGGCCGCCACCATCTCCGTCGAGGCCGAGGCCACCCACCTGCCCGAGGGCATCGAGGTCAACGTCGACGGCCTGCAGGCCGGCACGACGATCACCGCCGCCGAGGTCACGCTGCCCGCCGGCGTCACGCTGGTCACCGACGCCGAGCACATCGTCGTCCACGTCGGTGGTGCGCCGACCGCCGCCCAGGTCGAGGCCGAGCTGGAGGCCGCTGAGGCCGAGGTCGGCATCGTCCACGAGGAGTCCGACGCCGAGATCGAGGCGGCCGCCGAGGCCGCTGACGCCGACACCGAGGCCACCGAGGCCGAGTGA
- a CDS encoding DUF559 domain-containing protein, with product MTRQKLVTTKPFTRTDALRAGISTTELRSSAYRSLHRGIYIAHQIPTTPLIAAAAALAAIGKPGFASHSTAARLWGLPIPMLPDEHVTVGALKHRRQRPGVRCHHTKGRPRVKLKDGVYVSSPEQTFVEMATLLPLVDLVVVGDHIVKKGLSTLGRLRAYCQKAKGPGATAARAAATYVRNGVESPMETRTRMLIVLAGLPEPEVNQEQLVAGVRRRFDLSWRGVKVIVEYDGRHHIEREQQWVADLRRREEIEADGWTMLVLVSADIYGTPAATLERVATALVAAGLLRDGHTVANTWRAHFSERAAA from the coding sequence ATGACTCGCCAGAAGCTCGTGACGACGAAGCCCTTCACGCGGACTGATGCGCTGAGAGCCGGGATCTCCACCACGGAGCTGAGGTCGTCGGCCTATCGATCCCTCCACCGGGGCATCTACATCGCTCACCAGATCCCCACCACGCCTCTGATCGCGGCCGCGGCGGCCCTTGCAGCGATCGGGAAACCGGGCTTCGCGAGCCACAGCACCGCGGCCCGCCTGTGGGGCCTCCCGATCCCCATGCTCCCCGACGAGCACGTGACTGTGGGCGCTCTGAAGCACCGTCGCCAACGGCCGGGCGTGCGCTGCCACCACACCAAGGGTCGGCCCCGCGTGAAGCTCAAGGACGGTGTCTACGTCTCGTCCCCGGAACAGACGTTCGTGGAGATGGCGACTCTCCTGCCCTTGGTCGACCTGGTCGTGGTCGGCGACCACATTGTGAAGAAGGGGCTGAGCACACTCGGCCGGTTGAGGGCCTACTGCCAGAAGGCGAAGGGGCCGGGGGCGACTGCCGCCCGTGCCGCGGCGACCTATGTGCGGAACGGCGTCGAGTCACCGATGGAGACGCGGACACGGATGCTGATCGTGCTCGCCGGGCTGCCCGAGCCGGAGGTCAACCAGGAACAGCTGGTGGCCGGCGTACGCCGCCGTTTCGACCTGTCATGGCGCGGGGTCAAGGTGATCGTCGAGTACGACGGTCGCCATCACATCGAGCGCGAGCAGCAGTGGGTCGCCGACCTGCGCCGCCGTGAGGAGATCGAGGCAGACGGCTGGACGATGCTCGTGCTGGTGTCGGCGGACATCTACGGCACACCTGCAGCCACCCTCGAGCGTGTCGCGACCGCTCTCGTCGCCGCTGGCCTGCTCCGGGACGGGCACACCGTCGCCAACACCTGGCGAGCGCACTTCAGCGAACGCGCGGCGGCGTGA